The nucleotide window TTTTCTAAAGCAATTGCTGCCCAGTAACCAACTTTTCCGAAACCTTGAATAGCAACCGTGGCACCCTTTGGATCAATTCCTTTAACGCGAAGCGCTTCAATAGTTGAGATGGCAACACCATCACCAGTTGCAGATGTGCGACCAAGCGAACCGCCGAGAACAATTGGCTTTCCTGTAACAACACCAGGGACAGAGAAACCAGCGTTAACAGAGTATGTATCCATCATCCACGCCATATTGCGTTCATCTGTTCCAACATCTGGTGCTGGGATATCGCGCTCTGGTCCGATGATTGGCAAAATTTCAGATGTGTAACGACGTGTGAGTCGTTCATTTTCTGTAAGTGAAAGCGTGTGTGCATCAACTGCGATGCCACCTTTTGCGCCGCCGTAAGGCAAATTAGTAAGTGCGCACTTCCACGTCATAAGCATTGCAAGTGCGACGGTTTCATCCATATCTATGTCTGGGTGAAAGCGAACACCGCCCTTTGATGGGCCACGAGTTGTTGAGTATTGAACGCGGAAACCTTTATACATTTCAACATTGCCGTTATCTCGGCGAAGTGGAACAGCGACTTCTAGAATACGCCGCGGTGTTGAAAGAGTTTGCCAGTCGTTTTCGGAGAGTTGTAAAAGTTCTACAGCGCGTCGTAATTGCGAACGCGCGGTATCAAGAGCTGACTCCTTTGTCATACCCCGATACTACTCGGCAAAGACAGTGATTGTGTGCCACCCCTGAGCGCCATTAGGTAATACATCTTTTTTAACACTCGTTTGAATATCACCTTTTTTATTGACTGCACGCACTTGAATCTTGTGTTTTCCTGGTTGCACATCCCAATCAAGCCACCACTGGCGCCACGTGGTGTTATTTAACTCAGGTCCTAGATTTGCTTCGCGCCATTGATCCCAATCTATTTTTACTTCTACTTTTTCAATGCCAACGTTATGCGCCCAGGCAACTCCCGCAATTGCTCTTTTGCCGGCCGCGAAAGTTTCTTCAACGTAGGGCGTATCAATTCGTGATTGCATTTTAATTGGCGCAAATTTTGCCCAACCCTTTTTAATCCAATAACCCTGCTTAAGATCAAAACGAGTGAGCTCTAAGCGAGATAACCACTTTGTTGCAGATACATATCCATATAAGCCGGGAACAATGAGTCTGGCAGGAAAACCATTCTTAACTGGTAGTACTTCACCATTCATACCGACCGCGATAATTGCATCTCGCCCATCTAAGGTTGCAGTGGGGAATCCGGCAGTAAAATCATCAACAGAGTGACTCATGATTTGATCAGCATCTCGAGATGGTCTGGCTTCATTGATCAGATCATCTAGTCGCACACCAAGCCAGCGGGCATTGCCAACATATGGTCCGCCCACCCAATTAGAGACACAAGCAATCGTGTCATCGACTTCGATGATTGGCCTAGCAAGTAATTCATCGTATGAAAGAGTTATTGGGTTTTTAACCATTCCATCAATTGTTAACTTCCAATTTGCCGTATCTACCTGTGGAACAACAACTGCGTTATCAATAATGAAAAACTTGTCATTAGGTGTGAACAAGGTTGAGAGCTTTTCAACTTCTAGAGCCGGATCGGCAGGTGGTGCGGGTAGTGGATTTAATGCTTTAGGAAGAGATATTCCTAAACGTTCTAGTTGAACGCTTGCACCACGATGTAAGTATGCATAAGTGCCCGAGCCCAGGATTGTTGCTGCTACAACACCGCCACCTATTTTGAATAGATTTCGACGAGAGATTCCAGGTCGTGAGTTCTCCGAAGACATGCTTAAAAGGGTAACAGCAGGCTTATATTTTGGCCTTTCTAGAACTTTGCCCCGCACCAGATATAGAGTTAGCCAACGTGCGATTCATAAATAATCCGAGCCACGACCTCACCTATGACGATGTATTCATGGTGCCGAGCAAATCCGAACTCTCATCTCGTATGGAAGTTGATCTGACTTCACATGATGGTTCCGGAACAACTATTCCACTCGTTGTAGCGAATATGACTGCAGTATCTGGTCGCCGCATGGCAGAGACAATTGCTCGTCGTGGCGGGCTTGTGGTTATTCCACAAGATATTCCACTGGACGTTGTAGATAGCGTTATTAAATGGGTTAAATCCCGTCACACATTCTTTGATACTCCTCTTACTTTGTCTCCACAACAAACGGTTGCAGATGCGGTGAGCTTGTTATCAAAGCGAGCACATGGCGCAGTTGTCATTGTTGAAAACAACAAACCTGTGGGAATCGTGACTGAAGAAGATTGCGCTGGCGTTGATCGCTTCACACAACTGCACACAGTGATGAGCAAGGATTTAGTAACGCTAAATGATAATGCCGATGCACGCCAAGCATTTGATTTCTTGCACGATAACCGACGCAAACTTGCTCCAGTTGTAAATGGTAAAGGCGAGTTATCAGGCATTCTTACCCGAGTCGGTGCACTTCGCAGCACTTTATATGCCCCCGCAGTTGATGCACACAATAAGTTACGCATCGCTGCAGCCATTGGAATTAACGGAGATGTGGCGGGTAAAGCACGAGCACTTCTTGATTCGGGCGCAGATGTACTTGTAATTGATACAGCTCACGGTCATCAGAAGAAGATGTTTGAAGCACTTAAAGTGATCAAAGCTCTTAATCCACAGGTGCCATTAGTTGCAGGCAACGTTGTAACGGCTGCGGGCACAGAAGATTTAATCGATGCAGGCGCCGACATTGTGAAAGTTGGCGTTGGACCGGGCGCGATGTGCACAACACGCATGCAAACAGGTGTTGGCCGCCCACAATTTTCTGCGGTACTTGAGTGTGCTGCTGCTGCAAAGAAAAAAGGAAAGTTTGTTTGGGCAGATGGTGGCGTGCGCCATCCGCGAGATGTTGCACTGGCGTTAGCCGCTGGTGCATCAAATGTGATGATCGGTTCTTGGTTTGCAGGTACTCATGAATCCCCTGGGGATGTGCAGACAGATTCAACAGGGCGTTTATTTAAAGAATCCTTTGGAATGGCATCTGCTCGCGCAGTTGCAGCCCGCACCACTCAAGAAGATGCATTTGATCGTGCGCGTAAAGCGCTGTTTGAAGAAGGTATCTCAACATCTCGCATGTATTTAAATCCACAACGTCCAGGCGTTGAAGATTTACTCGATGAAATTATCGCCGGGCTTAGATCATCTTGCACATATGCCGGAGCGAAAACCCTTGATGAGTTTGCAGACAAAGCAGTAGTCGGCATTCAATCTTCAGCAGGTTATGCCGAAGGCCGACCACTGCATTCGTCGTGGACTATTTAATTACTTAACTGCGAATTGCAACTGCAAGGCTACGGAAGTCCTCAACCAATAGATCGATTTCTTTTTGACCATGCGCCAAGGAGATGAGCCACTGCTCATCGAGTCCTGGTGGCGTCATAATTCCGCGGTTAATTGACCAGAGCCATGAAAGCTCGGCAATTTTGAAATCAGTTGACTTGTAATCACGATAATTACGAACTGGTTCTGTTGACCAAGTGATGCAACCTTTCACACCAAAACCAACAGTATGTGCAGGCAATTCGAACTCTGAAATAATTTCAGAGATGCGGTTAAGTGCTTGCATATTGAATCCTTCTGCAACGCCGAGTGTTTCTGCAGTGCAAATCTTGTCAATTGCGCGAACACCAGCCATAGCAAGTGGGTTTCCGTTAAAAGTACCGAAGTGCGACATGCGCCCATCAGTTACGGCGTCCATGTACTTTTTCTTTCCGCCGAATGCAGCAACAGGAACTCCGCCGCCAATTGATTTAGCCAGAGTAATGAGATCTGGCTGAACACCTAGACGTTGCGCAGCACCTTGGGCACCTGCTGTAAGACCAGTCTTTACTTCATCGAAAATCAAAACGATTTCGTATTGATCGCAGAGTTCACGCACACGCTCGAGATATCCAGCATCTGGCAGAACAATTGCGATGTTTTCAAGCACTGGCTCGACAACGAAGCAAGAAATCTTGTCCTTGTGTTTTGCAAATATGCGCTCGAGAGCTTCTGCATCGTTATAAGGAACAACGAATACATCGCCCACAACAGTTGAAGGATCGATTACCGCATTTGGATTCTGAGCATCTCCAGCTTGAGCAAGTGTTGGCTTGCATGAGACTGTCAGTGGGTCATAGCTACCGTGGTAACCACCTTCGACTTTAACCAGACCAGTTTTGCCAGTGAAAGCACGAGCAGTTCTAATCGCATACATCGTTGATTCGGTGCCTGAGTTGGTGAAGCGAACTTGATCAAGGCTAAAGCGCCTACAGATTCGCTCTGCAGCATCTCTAGAAATCGGTGATGGGGTGACAAAGAGGGTTCCGACTTCCAGAGACTCTTTGATTTCCTGAACAACTTCTGGATTGAGGTGACCTGCAAGCATCGCTCCAAAGCCCATAGACAGATCGAGCACAGGGCGATCATCCATATCAACCATCCAGGCGCCTTTGGCTGACTTGATGGAGATTGGATATGGATCCCAATACTGGAAACTGGAAGGAACGCCCATAGGAAATGTCTGAGCAGCTAATTTGTTTTCTTTTTCTGATCCTGATGTTCCCTCTTTGAAGCGGGCCCATTCTTGGTCTAGTAGTGCACCAACTTTAGATTCAGATAGTGGCGTGGATGTTGCAGGGACATTTCTAAACGTTTGCGCATGATTCGCATGTGTTTTCATTTATCAAACTAGCTTCGCTTTGGATCTAGTATTTCTAGAAATGAGCGAAACGGGCTCCTTTTCAGCAGCTTTATAAATAGTGAGTTTACCTGCTTTATTTTTTTAATCAACAATTGTTTTTATGCGTAAAATTCGGACATTTTCTCGCGTGTTACAGTTTTTCTATGTTTTTTATGGCCGTTTTGGTAATGGGCGCGGCCTCCCTTTTTGGACTTGCGGCCGATGAAATAAAGCCTGAAGAAAAACAAATAGTCCAAGAAATTAAATTTACCCCTGTTCATTGTTTTAATACACCGACACAAAAATTAGTAATTCGTCCTGATTTTGTTGGTTGTGTTATTGGCGAAGACCAACCACTAGGTGAAACAGAAATTGTTGAAGGTACTGATCGACCGGAAGAAATAAATCCACTTGTACTTGCGCGTTTTCTTAGTGCACAAGCTGCTGCAAAAGAATTGGGAATCGAATTGAGCATTGATTCTGGATATCGAAGTCCAGAAAAACAAAATTACTTATATCAGCGCGCAATTAAAACTTACAAAAGTGCAGAAGAAGCAATGAAGTGGGTTTTACCTTCAGATCTATCCAGACATCCCTGGGGTCTTGCATTGGATGTGAATCTCAACCACGATAAATCTGGAGCAACGTGGTTAGAAGCCAATGGAGCCGCTTTTGGGCTCTGTCGTGTCTATGTAAACGAGTGGTGGCATTTTGAACCATTGACCGCACCAGGTGGAATCTGCCCGCCACTTCTGCCCGATGCATCACAAGTAAAGTAAAGTGCAACCGTGAATAAGCCAACAATCATTCTTGCAACAAGTAATGGCGTTGGCATGGGTCACTTGGCGCGTGCAAGTGCTATCGCTTTAGCTCTAAAACCAATTGCTAATCCAATTATTGTTTCAATGGCAGGCGGAATTGCAGAAATCTCTGACTACATGGGAATTCGCACCGAATATATCCCTGGTCGCGATCGCGAGTGGATGACCCGAGATTTGTGGGATCAATACTTACGTGATCGACTTGTTGCACTCGTTGAAGAAACAGATGCCAAACTCATTTCATTCGATGGCGTTGTTCCATACCCAGGTGTGATTGCAGCAAAAGTTAAAGCGCCACACATATCTTTAGTGTGGGTGCGCCGCGGTTTGTGGCAGAAAAAACCACAACGTTTTGTATTGGGATTGCAATCGGCGATGATGGATTACATCGTAGAGCCCGGAGATATTGCACGTTCATATGATCATGGTCCAACATCTACAAGAAAAGACGCGCAGCTAACTTCGCCTGTCTCTTTATTTCAAAAAGATACTGCGCTTTCACGCGAGGAATCACGAAAAATTCTAGGTTTAGATCCCGATCGTCCAGCAGTATTAGTACAACTGGGCACAGGCGATAGTGATGTCAATGAAAAAATGACAGCAGCCCTAGCAGGACTTATTGGCTGGAAAGATCTACAAGTTGTTCTAACAAAGAAACCAATTGATAAAGATGGCAACTCTCTAGCACCAGAAGGCCTTGATCTAAAAGTTGTCCGTTACTTTCCTTTGGCACAAGTGCTACGTGCATTCGATGCAGGTGTGTGTGCAACTGGATATAACGGAGTGCACGAGCTATTGCCGGCGCAGATCCCAACTGTCTTTGTCTCCAATATTCGCGGAACAGATGATCAAGAAGCACGCGCCAAGTGGTGTCACGACTTTGGTTTTGCTCTGCGCGCAGATCAAGCAGATTTGGCAGATATCACCGCAACAGTTGAGAAGTTACAAGATCCACAGGTGCGCACATCACTGAGCGCTAAGTGCGCAGAACTGGCTGAAGTTTCCGGAAGCACCGAGATAGCTCAGATTTTCTTAAAACTCATTGCAGATCAATCTGCCATCAAACCAGGGACACTTACCTACAAACGATTAATGCTTCAAGATCACATCAATCGTGGAATGCGACATATTGCATACATTGGTCTTCGCCGTCTCGCACTTATCTATCGCAAATTTAGACCGCATCCAGATGCTGCAAAGATGGCAACGGTTGCACCTATTTTTAGTCAGATCACAGCAACGGCAGAACTACGAGATTTGATTAAGGGCGATGTCAGATTTGAACACATGATCGCTGGCGCATCGGACGCGTATAAAAAGCGCCGCCAAGAAATTGCACACACTGCCTATAACCCACCGCTTATTGCAATTAGAAAACGCAAGAACTAAAAGCGAGAACGAATCTCCCATAAGTCTGCAAAGACTGGATTAAAGAGTGTGGAGCGCAAATACTCGGCGCCACTTGATCCGCCGGTGCCCATCTTTTGTCCAATAGTGCGTTCAACCATCTTCACGTGGCGATAGCGCCACTCTTGAATACCTTCATCGATATCTACTAAACGCTCACAAATCATCGCGCGCTCAGGATCGCTTTGGTGCACGGCGAGTAAAACATCTTGCACATTTTTATTTGCAACGTACTGCTCTGATTTATCGCGATTGATAATCGATGCTGGCATTGCGTGGCCAGCGTTGTGTAAATAAACAAGCGCTGAATCCCAGATTGAATTACCTGATGTGATTTCTGCAATATCTTTTTGGATATCTGGCGGTAAGTGCCCAGCCATTTTGCTATCGCGGCGGCCGAGTAAAGCTTCTACTTTTCTGAACTGGGCTGATTGGAATCCGCTCGATGAAGATAAATACCCGCGGAAAGAGTTAAATTGCAGAGGAGTCATTGTTTCTAAAATATCGATCTGTGCCACACAGACTTTCATAATCGTGCGAATACGGCCCAAGATGGCAAGTGCGTAATGAGTATCGCCATCTTCGAGTGCGCGCTGTGCTTGTTTAAACTCATGGATTAACTGTTTAAACCACAACTCATATGTCTGGTGAATAATGATAAAGAGCATCTCATCGTGTTCTGGTCCATCAGAGAGTGGACGCTGCAGTTTTAATAACTCATCGACTGCAAGGTATGAGGTGTAGGTCAGTGCTGAATCGAAACTCTTTGATTCGCTCATGTGACTCGTGATCCGCCTTCTTTGACCTTCTCGTATTGGCGCGTGGAAACTAAATCTCTGATTCGCTCAAAACCATCCCAGACTTCAATGTATGAGGTTGGAAGAGGTGAGATTGCTAAGCGAATTGAATTAGGTGTGCGGTAATCAGGAATCACATTGGCAAATTCGCGAAGTGCAACGCAGATACGCGCAGCATCAGGATGAACTAAAGAAATATGTCCACCGCGCTCTTTTGCATCGCGCGAAGTATTTAACTGCATCCCAAGAGGTGCCAGCCACGCATCGTATAAATCAATCATCATCTGAGTACCAACTGCTGCTTTGTGCGCAATTTTGTCGATACCTGCTTCTTTAATTATTTCAAAAGATGCTTTGATGCAGCGCAGACCAATCAAAGAAGGACTAGCAATTTGAAAACCACGGATGCCATCAGCTTTTTCAAAGACCGGTCCCATTCCAAATTGATCTGCCTGTGAGAACCAACCTTGAATCGGAACTTGTAACTCTTTTTGTATTTTCTTTGACACATACAACCAGGCAGGGGCTCCCGGTCCAGAGTTTCCATATTTATATGTGCAGCCAACAGCTAAGTCCACACCGCTTGCATCAAAGTTCATTTCAATTGCGCCCACTGCGTGGCTGGCATCCCAGAGAACTAATCCACCGTGAGAGCGAACTAGATCAGTAATTGATTTAATGTCTGTGCGAGCACCAGAGCGATATTGGATTACTTCAAGAGTTACCAGGGCAACGTCATCATTGAGGTATGGCGCAAGAATGTCGGCGGTGATGCGCTCATGCTTAATCACTCCAGCACTTTCATTATCGATTAAAACCAAATTCATTCCAAAATCTTTTGCGATTCCATCTAAAATGTATCGATCAGTTGGAAAATTAGCGGTGTCAGTAATAATTGTTTTACGCCCCGGACGAGCCTTAATTGCAGCCATGGCGAGCTGATAGAAATTAACAGATGTTGTGTCGCACGCAAGTACTTGTCCCTTTGCAGCGCCAAGAGTTGCTTCACCGATTAAATCTCCCACTGGTTGTGCTTCATCAACCCAGTGGCTCCAGCCCGTAACAACTTCTGGGCCCCATTCTTTGGTTAATAAATCATTGACAGCAACAACAGTTGCATGGGGTAGTCGACCGAGTGAATTTCCATCTAAATAACACATTGCAGGGTCAGTAACCACGAACTTTGATTTAAAATGTGCCAGTGGATCGTTCTTATCTAGATCCAGGGCGTATTGGCGGTCAGTGACGTTCATGGTTGAAAGGTACGCTCTGTCACCATGGCGCGCAATCTTCTTAATTTAGAGGAAGTCTCAAAGGCTTTCGATATTCGCGCGCTCCTAGATGGCGTATCACTTGGTATCTCAGAGGCAGATCGCATCGGAATTGTTGGAAGAAATGGCAGCGGCAAGAGCACACTGATGAAAATTATGTCTGGCGCTGAATCACCAGATGCGGGACGCGTAACTAAATCAAATGAGACAAATATTGGTCTGCTCTCACAAGTAGATAACGCACCAGCGGATGCAACTGTGCGAGATGTTGTACTTGGCAATAAACCAACGCATGAGTGGGCAAGTGATTCTGGAATCCGTGAAGTATTTATCGGTTTATTTGGTGGCTTTGATGATCACCTCTTTGAAAGAAAATTTGGGACTCTTTCAGGCGGAGAGCGCAGACGTGTGGGACTTGCACGGTTATTAATCGATGATCTTGATTTAATTTTGCTCGATGAGCCAACCAATCACCTAGATGTTGAAGGCGTTGCATGGCTTGCCAATCATTTGTTATCACGTAAATCTTTAGCGCTCGCGGTAATCACCCACGATCGATGGTTTTTAGATGCTGTCACTGAGCGCACATGGGAAGTAGTTGGCGGCAGAGTCGAAGAGTATGACGGCGGATATTCCGCATTCGTTCTAGCTAAAGCAGAGCGTGCTCGCCAAGCAAATGCAATGGATGCTCGTCGCAATAACTTAATTCGCAAGGAATTAGCGTGGCTACGCCGCGGCGCCCCTGCTCGAACAACTAAACCAAAGTTTCGAGTAGATGCAGCCAATGAATTGATCTCTGCAGAGCCGGCGCCCCGTGATCAAGGCGAACTACTTAAATTTGCACGTAATAGGTTAGGTAACACTGTGTATGAATCACACCATGTGCAGCTGCGCGCTGGTGAGAAATTACTACTCGATGATTTGTATTGGAATATTGGACCAGGTGATCGAATTGGAATCGTTGGTATCAACGGTGCTGGCAAAACAACTTTGATGCGCATGTTGACCGGTGAATTACAACCTACGGCCGGCAAGTTTGTTACAGGCGTAACTGTTAAAGCAGCCTTTCTCACACAGCACTTACACGAATTAGATCCAACGTGGCGGGTACTAGAAGCGGTTGAAAAGATTGCAAACCATGTGGAGTTAGGAAATGGAAAGTCGTTGTCGGCATCCCAACTATGTGAGCGATTGGGATTTGACCGCGATTTACAGTGGACACCAATTCGTGATCTCTCTGGTGGTGAAAAGCGTCGCCTGCAGCTCACGCGCTTGTTAATGGATAGCCCTAACGTTTTATTACTAGATGAGCCAACAAATGATTTTGATATCGAAACGCTGACGGAGTTAGAAGACTTATTAGATAGCTATGGCGGCACGTTAATTGTTGTTTCCCACGATAGATATTTCCTTGAACGAGTCTGTGATCGCTTTGTTGGCTTATTAGGCGATGGAGCGCTGCGAGATTTACCGCGCGGTGTTGATCAATACCTCGAGCAACGTCGCGATGCTCTGAGTAACAATAAATCAGGCTCAACGAATAAAAGCACATCAAGTGCTGCCGAGCAGAGACAACTGAAAAAAGATGTGGCGCGACTTGAAAAACAATTGGTGAAATTAGATGAACAGATCAGCGCCTTGGTGGAAGAACAAAGCAGTGCCGCATTTGATGCGCCGCGACTCATAGAAATCACTTCAAAACTCGAAGA belongs to Candidatus Planktophila limnetica and includes:
- a CDS encoding D-alanyl-D-alanine carboxypeptidase family protein, with protein sequence MFFMAVLVMGAASLFGLAADEIKPEEKQIVQEIKFTPVHCFNTPTQKLVIRPDFVGCVIGEDQPLGETEIVEGTDRPEEINPLVLARFLSAQAAAKELGIELSIDSGYRSPEKQNYLYQRAIKTYKSAEEAMKWVLPSDLSRHPWGLALDVNLNHDKSGATWLEANGAAFGLCRVYVNEWWHFEPLTAPGGICPPLLPDASQVK
- a CDS encoding GuaB1 family IMP dehydrogenase-related protein produces the protein MRFINNPSHDLTYDDVFMVPSKSELSSRMEVDLTSHDGSGTTIPLVVANMTAVSGRRMAETIARRGGLVVIPQDIPLDVVDSVIKWVKSRHTFFDTPLTLSPQQTVADAVSLLSKRAHGAVVIVENNKPVGIVTEEDCAGVDRFTQLHTVMSKDLVTLNDNADARQAFDFLHDNRRKLAPVVNGKGELSGILTRVGALRSTLYAPAVDAHNKLRIAAAIGINGDVAGKARALLDSGADVLVIDTAHGHQKKMFEALKVIKALNPQVPLVAGNVVTAAGTEDLIDAGADIVKVGVGPGAMCTTRMQTGVGRPQFSAVLECAAAAKKKGKFVWADGGVRHPRDVALALAAGASNVMIGSWFAGTHESPGDVQTDSTGRLFKESFGMASARAVAARTTQEDAFDRARKALFEEGISTSRMYLNPQRPGVEDLLDEIIAGLRSSCTYAGAKTLDEFADKAVVGIQSSAGYAEGRPLHSSWTI
- a CDS encoding ABC-F family ATP-binding cassette domain-containing protein: MARNLLNLEEVSKAFDIRALLDGVSLGISEADRIGIVGRNGSGKSTLMKIMSGAESPDAGRVTKSNETNIGLLSQVDNAPADATVRDVVLGNKPTHEWASDSGIREVFIGLFGGFDDHLFERKFGTLSGGERRRVGLARLLIDDLDLILLDEPTNHLDVEGVAWLANHLLSRKSLALAVITHDRWFLDAVTERTWEVVGGRVEEYDGGYSAFVLAKAERARQANAMDARRNNLIRKELAWLRRGAPARTTKPKFRVDAANELISAEPAPRDQGELLKFARNRLGNTVYESHHVQLRAGEKLLLDDLYWNIGPGDRIGIVGINGAGKTTLMRMLTGELQPTAGKFVTGVTVKAAFLTQHLHELDPTWRVLEAVEKIANHVELGNGKSLSASQLCERLGFDRDLQWTPIRDLSGGEKRRLQLTRLLMDSPNVLLLDEPTNDFDIETLTELEDLLDSYGGTLIVVSHDRYFLERVCDRFVGLLGDGALRDLPRGVDQYLEQRRDALSNNKSGSTNKSTSSAAEQRQLKKDVARLEKQLVKLDEQISALVEEQSSAAFDAPRLIEITSKLEELRGDKNTKEEEWLHATTALDI
- a CDS encoding molybdopterin-dependent oxidoreductase, producing MSSENSRPGISRRNLFKIGGGVVAATILGSGTYAYLHRGASVQLERLGISLPKALNPLPAPPADPALEVEKLSTLFTPNDKFFIIDNAVVVPQVDTANWKLTIDGMVKNPITLSYDELLARPIIEVDDTIACVSNWVGGPYVGNARWLGVRLDDLINEARPSRDADQIMSHSVDDFTAGFPTATLDGRDAIIAVGMNGEVLPVKNGFPARLIVPGLYGYVSATKWLSRLELTRFDLKQGYWIKKGWAKFAPIKMQSRIDTPYVEETFAAGKRAIAGVAWAHNVGIEKVEVKIDWDQWREANLGPELNNTTWRQWWLDWDVQPGKHKIQVRAVNKKGDIQTSVKKDVLPNGAQGWHTITVFAE
- a CDS encoding glycosyltransferase is translated as MNKPTIILATSNGVGMGHLARASAIALALKPIANPIIVSMAGGIAEISDYMGIRTEYIPGRDREWMTRDLWDQYLRDRLVALVEETDAKLISFDGVVPYPGVIAAKVKAPHISLVWVRRGLWQKKPQRFVLGLQSAMMDYIVEPGDIARSYDHGPTSTRKDAQLTSPVSLFQKDTALSREESRKILGLDPDRPAVLVQLGTGDSDVNEKMTAALAGLIGWKDLQVVLTKKPIDKDGNSLAPEGLDLKVVRYFPLAQVLRAFDAGVCATGYNGVHELLPAQIPTVFVSNIRGTDDQEARAKWCHDFGFALRADQADLADITATVEKLQDPQVRTSLSAKCAELAEVSGSTEIAQIFLKLIADQSAIKPGTLTYKRLMLQDHINRGMRHIAYIGLRRLALIYRKFRPHPDAAKMATVAPIFSQITATAELRDLIKGDVRFEHMIAGASDAYKKRRQEIAHTAYNPPLIAIRKRKN
- a CDS encoding kynureninase; the protein is MNVTDRQYALDLDKNDPLAHFKSKFVVTDPAMCYLDGNSLGRLPHATVVAVNDLLTKEWGPEVVTGWSHWVDEAQPVGDLIGEATLGAAKGQVLACDTTSVNFYQLAMAAIKARPGRKTIITDTANFPTDRYILDGIAKDFGMNLVLIDNESAGVIKHERITADILAPYLNDDVALVTLEVIQYRSGARTDIKSITDLVRSHGGLVLWDASHAVGAIEMNFDASGVDLAVGCTYKYGNSGPGAPAWLYVSKKIQKELQVPIQGWFSQADQFGMGPVFEKADGIRGFQIASPSLIGLRCIKASFEIIKEAGIDKIAHKAAVGTQMMIDLYDAWLAPLGMQLNTSRDAKERGGHISLVHPDAARICVALREFANVIPDYRTPNSIRLAISPLPTSYIEVWDGFERIRDLVSTRQYEKVKEGGSRVT
- a CDS encoding Glu/Leu/Phe/Val family dehydrogenase — translated: MTKESALDTARSQLRRAVELLQLSENDWQTLSTPRRILEVAVPLRRDNGNVEMYKGFRVQYSTTRGPSKGGVRFHPDIDMDETVALAMLMTWKCALTNLPYGGAKGGIAVDAHTLSLTENERLTRRYTSEILPIIGPERDIPAPDVGTDERNMAWMMDTYSVNAGFSVPGVVTGKPIVLGGSLGRTSATGDGVAISTIEALRVKGIDPKGATVAIQGFGKVGYWAAIALENMGLKVVAVSDVQGGIKGFKSVKEVWDHHLAHGNINVPGSDKLTQDELLHLDVDVLIPAALADSITEKTATGIKAKIIVEGANAPTTPGGDAIINDKGILVVPDILANSGGVIVSYFEWVQDKQNYFWSADEVKSNLNDIMMRSFKEVEEMAKSKKVSWREAAHMIGVARVAEAHRLRGLYP
- a CDS encoding aspartate aminotransferase family protein, with product MKTHANHAQTFRNVPATSTPLSESKVGALLDQEWARFKEGTSGSEKENKLAAQTFPMGVPSSFQYWDPYPISIKSAKGAWMVDMDDRPVLDLSMGFGAMLAGHLNPEVVQEIKESLEVGTLFVTPSPISRDAAERICRRFSLDQVRFTNSGTESTMYAIRTARAFTGKTGLVKVEGGYHGSYDPLTVSCKPTLAQAGDAQNPNAVIDPSTVVGDVFVVPYNDAEALERIFAKHKDKISCFVVEPVLENIAIVLPDAGYLERVRELCDQYEIVLIFDEVKTGLTAGAQGAAQRLGVQPDLITLAKSIGGGVPVAAFGGKKKYMDAVTDGRMSHFGTFNGNPLAMAGVRAIDKICTAETLGVAEGFNMQALNRISEIISEFELPAHTVGFGVKGCITWSTEPVRNYRDYKSTDFKIAELSWLWSINRGIMTPPGLDEQWLISLAHGQKEIDLLVEDFRSLAVAIRS
- a CDS encoding tryptophan 2,3-dioxygenase → MSESKSFDSALTYTSYLAVDELLKLQRPLSDGPEHDEMLFIIIHQTYELWFKQLIHEFKQAQRALEDGDTHYALAILGRIRTIMKVCVAQIDILETMTPLQFNSFRGYLSSSSGFQSAQFRKVEALLGRRDSKMAGHLPPDIQKDIAEITSGNSIWDSALVYLHNAGHAMPASIINRDKSEQYVANKNVQDVLLAVHQSDPERAMICERLVDIDEGIQEWRYRHVKMVERTIGQKMGTGGSSGAEYLRSTLFNPVFADLWEIRSRF